One window from the genome of Octopus sinensis unplaced genomic scaffold, ASM634580v1 Contig18749, whole genome shotgun sequence encodes:
- the LOC115231688 gene encoding proline--tRNA ligase-like: MFKIDFQDPVDGSSKFVYQNSWGLTTRTIGVMVMVHSDDHGLILPPRVAPVQVVIMSCGLTSSTSQEVVNVVTLQKKYIYDQLIGGGIRVECDDRENRTSGWKFSYHELRVSLYSYNQGSST; the protein is encoded by the coding sequence atgtttaaaattgatTTTCAAGATCCGGTTGATGGCTCTTCCAAGTTTGTCTACCAAAATTCGTGGGGACTCACAACGAGAACTATCGGAGTAATGGTTATGGTCCACAGTGACGACCATGGGCTTATTTTGCCTCCGCGAGTAGCTCCAGTTCAAGTCGTGATTATGTCCTGCGGTCTAACGTCGAGTACAAGTCAGGAAGTGGTTAATGTCGTCACgttgcaaaaaaaatatatatacgatcaACTCATTGGAGGAGGTATCAGAGTGGAGTGTGATGACCGCGAAAATCGTACCAGTGGTTGGAAGTTTAGTTACCATGAATTGAGAGTATCTTTATATTCTTACAATCAAGGGAGTTCCACTTAG